A region of Chelonoidis abingdonii isolate Lonesome George chromosome 8, CheloAbing_2.0, whole genome shotgun sequence DNA encodes the following proteins:
- the SLC25A5 gene encoding ADP/ATP translocase 2, with translation MADAALSFAKDFLAGGVAAAISKTAVAPIERVKLLLQVQHASKQIAVDQQYKGIIDCVVRIPREQGALSFWRGNLANVIRYFPTQALNFAFKDKYKQIFLGGVDKRTQFWRYFAGNLASGGAAGATSLCFVYPLDFARTRLAADVGKAGADREFKGLGDCLVKIFKSDGLKGLYQGFNVSVQGIIIYRAAYFGIYDTAKGMLPDPKNTHIVISWMIAQTVTAVAGLTSYPFDTVRRRMMMQSGRKATEIMYSGTIDCWRKIARDEGSKAFFKGAWSNVLRGMGGAFVLVLYDEIKKYT, from the exons ATGGCCGACGCCGCCCTGTCCTTTGCCAAGGATTTCCTGGCCGGGGGAGTGGCCGCTGCCATCTCCAAAACAGCCGTCGCCCCCATCGAGAGAGTGAAGCTGCTTCTGCAG GTGCAGCATGCAAGCAAGCAGATTGCAGTAGACCAGCAATACAAGGGCATCATTGACTGTGTTGTCCGTATCCCCAGAGAGCAGGGTGCCCTGTCCTTCTGGCGTGGCAACCTGGCTAATGTGATCAGATACTTCCCTACTCAGGCCCTCAACTTCGCTTTCAAAGACAAATACAAGCAGATCTTTCTGGGTGGTGTTGATAAAAGAACCCAGTTCTGGCGTTACTTTGCTGGTAACCTGGCATCTGGTGGTGCTGCTGGTGCTACATCTCTGTGTTTTGTGTACCCTCTTGACTTTGCCCGTACCCGTCTGGCAGCTGATGTGGGTAAAGCTGGAGCCGACAGAGAATTCAAAGGTCTTGGTGACTGCCTGGTCAAGATCTTCAAGTCTGATGGTCTTAAGGGCCTGTACCAAGGCTTCAATGTATCTGTTCAGGGTATCATTATCTACAGAGCTGCATATTTTGGCATCTATGACACTGCAAAGG GAATGCTTCCTGACCCAAAGAACACCCACATCGTTATCAGCTGGATGATTGCTCAGACAGTTACTGCTGTTGCTGGTTTGACCTCCTATCCATTTGATACTGTCCGCCGTCGTATGATGATGCAGTCAGGGCGTAAAGCAA CTGAAATCATGTACTCTGGTACAATTGACTGCTGGCGAAAAATTGCCCGTGATGAAGGGTCCAAGGCGTTCTTCAAGGGTGCATGGTCCAATGTACTCAGAGGAATGGGTGGTGCTTTTGTCTTAGTATTGTACGATGAAATCAAGAAGTACACTTAA